A part of Planococcus sp. MB-3u-03 genomic DNA contains:
- a CDS encoding Fic/DOC family protein gives MSKYQHTSMYCYPGTDVLVNAFDIRDEDKLKELETVYALYRLSELQLKKLKDPTDLEVFLDIHRCLLQDVYPFAGKLREEMTSKGSSTFAHPKHLAGQLKQLFDELAEEAYLKGLSKDVFIQRLAHYLAELNALHPFREGNGRAVREFARQLALNAGYRLDWAKIEEPAHIINAFVDSFNKDNERLEALLEEIIS, from the coding sequence ATGTCTAAATACCAGCACACGTCCATGTATTGCTACCCTGGAACTGATGTGTTGGTGAATGCATTCGATATCCGGGACGAAGACAAGTTGAAGGAATTGGAAACGGTCTACGCGCTTTACCGCTTGTCGGAACTGCAATTAAAAAAGCTGAAAGACCCAACTGATCTCGAGGTGTTCCTCGATATCCACCGCTGCCTGCTGCAGGACGTCTATCCGTTTGCCGGGAAGCTGCGTGAGGAAATGACATCCAAAGGAAGTTCGACATTCGCCCACCCTAAACACCTGGCTGGCCAGTTAAAGCAGCTTTTCGATGAATTGGCTGAAGAGGCTTATTTAAAGGGTTTAAGCAAAGACGTTTTTATTCAACGCCTCGCACATTATTTGGCGGAATTGAATGCGCTCCATCCTTTCCGTGAAGGCAATGGCAGGGCGGTCCGTGAATTTGCCCGCCAACTCGCATTGAATGCAGGCTATCGGCTGGATTGGGCGAAGATCGAAGAACCTGCTCATATCATCAATGCATTTGTGGACTCTTTCAATAAAGACAATGAGCGTCTGGAAGCTTTGCTGGAAGAAATCATCAGTTGA
- a CDS encoding DUF779 domain-containing protein — translation MTERVIATDAALELINALKEKHGPLMFHQSGGCCDGSSPMCYPKGDLMVGDQDVLMGAIGDSEFYMHKSQFEYWSHTQLIIDAVPGRGGMFSLEGAEGKRFLTRSRVFTAEETEELQNQ, via the coding sequence ATGACAGAACGGGTAATCGCCACAGACGCCGCCTTGGAACTGATCAATGCCTTGAAGGAAAAACATGGACCGTTGATGTTTCATCAGTCGGGAGGCTGCTGCGACGGCAGTTCTCCGATGTGCTATCCGAAAGGTGATTTGATGGTCGGCGACCAGGACGTATTGATGGGTGCTATCGGCGACAGCGAGTTTTATATGCATAAGAGCCAGTTTGAGTATTGGAGCCATACGCAATTGATCATCGATGCCGTGCCTGGGCGCGGCGGGATGTTTTCGCTTGAAGGCGCAGAAGGCAAACGATTTTTGACCCGCTCGCGTGTCTTCACGGCAGAAGAAACCGAAGAACTGCAAAATCAATGA
- a CDS encoding aminoglycoside N(3)-acetyltransferase, which translates to MSDLFQILNTPDFQSKDSLKRQLQELGIAAGDHLMVHSSLKSMGWIAGGAQTVVEALMEVITPEGTLVMPSQSADNSDPVYWMAPPIPENWHQPTRDQMPAFDPDLTNMRGMGKIPECLHRHPATIRSPHPTHSFIAWGRLAAEWMAEQPLEDSFGPASPLGKMMAHQVKILLIGTGFDSCTALHYAEFSQPERTTSPQGAAMYVNGERQWAAYDCVDMDSDRFPEIAKDFPGTITEGILGQAETQLTEMRPLVEFAIDWLRRNPAPQEQQEQKN; encoded by the coding sequence ATGTCTGATCTTTTTCAAATTCTGAACACACCCGATTTTCAATCCAAGGATTCGCTCAAGCGGCAACTTCAGGAACTCGGGATTGCTGCGGGCGATCACCTGATGGTCCATTCCTCGCTGAAATCGATGGGCTGGATTGCTGGAGGCGCGCAAACAGTCGTTGAAGCTTTGATGGAAGTCATCACTCCTGAAGGCACTCTCGTCATGCCTTCACAGTCTGCCGATAATTCCGATCCCGTCTACTGGATGGCTCCGCCTATCCCCGAGAATTGGCATCAGCCGACACGCGACCAGATGCCTGCCTTTGATCCCGATCTGACAAATATGCGCGGAATGGGGAAAATACCGGAATGCCTACACCGCCATCCGGCGACGATCCGCAGTCCCCATCCGACTCACTCATTCATCGCCTGGGGGCGTCTTGCCGCTGAGTGGATGGCTGAACAGCCGCTGGAAGATTCGTTCGGCCCCGCTTCGCCTCTTGGCAAAATGATGGCGCATCAAGTGAAGATCCTGCTCATCGGCACCGGGTTCGATTCATGCACCGCACTCCATTATGCAGAATTTTCACAGCCGGAACGTACGACTTCCCCGCAAGGTGCAGCGATGTACGTCAACGGAGAGCGGCAATGGGCCGCATACGATTGCGTCGATATGGATTCAGACCGCTTCCCGGAAATCGCCAAAGACTTTCCTGGAACTATCACTGAAGGAATCCTCGGGCAAGCCGAAACCCAGCTCACTGAGATGCGGCCGCTTGTGGAGTTCGCTATCGACTGGCTCAGACGAAATCCAGCACCGCAAGAACAGCAGGAACAAAAAAATTAA